One window from the genome of Methanobacterium formicicum encodes:
- the sufC gene encoding Fe-S cluster assembly ATPase SufC, translated as MLLEITDLAVEVSGKEILSDVDLRIDKGETHVLLGPNGAGKSTLFMTLLGFPKYNVTRGEIIFKGEDITHLSTTERVRKGFGVSFQNPPSIRGVRLGDLLKIEHGEKDEDKELSQEMMDLVYKLKFDERFLERDVNLGFSGGEVKRSEILQLLAQSPDFIMFDEPDSGVDIENVELLAEEINILLDKDKKPGLREKSGLLITHLGYILNFVAADTAHVLMDGKIACSGSPDEIIEDIRKEGFHGCVECCQIQ; from the coding sequence CTGCTACTGGAAATAACTGATCTCGCAGTGGAAGTAAGTGGAAAAGAAATTCTCAGTGACGTGGACTTACGAATAGACAAAGGAGAAACACATGTACTTTTAGGACCTAACGGAGCTGGTAAAAGTACTCTTTTCATGACTCTGCTGGGTTTTCCCAAGTACAATGTAACCCGTGGAGAAATAATCTTTAAAGGGGAAGACATAACCCATCTTTCTACCACTGAAAGAGTTCGAAAAGGATTTGGTGTTAGTTTCCAAAATCCTCCTTCCATTAGAGGAGTGAGACTAGGAGACCTTTTGAAGATTGAACACGGCGAAAAGGACGAAGATAAAGAACTCAGTCAGGAAATGATGGACCTGGTATACAAACTCAAGTTCGATGAAAGATTCCTGGAAAGGGATGTGAATCTTGGCTTTTCTGGAGGAGAAGTCAAAAGATCCGAGATATTACAACTCCTGGCACAGTCCCCCGATTTTATAATGTTCGATGAACCAGACTCTGGTGTGGACATTGAGAATGTGGAGCTACTGGCTGAAGAAATTAATATCCTACTTGATAAGGATAAAAAACCAGGTCTCAGAGAAAAGTCAGGCCTTTTAATTACCCATCTTGGTTACATACTTAATTTTGTGGCGGCCGATACTGCCCATGTACTCATGGATGGTAAAATCGCCTGTTCAGGAAGCCCAGATGAGATTATAGAAGACATAAGGAAAGAAGGATTTCACGGGTGTGTGGAATGTTGCCAAATACAATAG